The sequence aagcatttatttataattttctgtgagtgacaattcagaatagccgctcatgctctataataaaccggctgtttgtgcaataaatcttcgtcatcctttcaacacgtcacacatacacatagtgctatttattttccatgtcaagtaaatacaatcaccttatgttatgggtctaaagctgtttattaaataataatcaataatgaaatcattatttaaaggtaacaggctataacaataatgacaacccatttgccgataatcagcatcagcttccacaaaaacagcggcaaccgcattggcaagttttacggccggtctggcaccttctggcatcctcgcggaatcccctgccaccctgcggcaggctgtggcagttctggtggcagcttcggtggcagcctgccaccagaactaccagttcttcctgccactgccacaaattgagctcggtcctgctgcaattcaatcaatttctcggcacgtttgcaatgtcatgcactgcagacgtgcacagcgcctcctaccaaacaagatgggtagctcggtcagcagggagctgaggaagagcggctgctgacgtcactctgctgcgcccgcagctcggaatgctttttcgttttcgagttctgggcagtactttgcgggcagaccacgaaaacgaaaaagcaatgtctgctttgttttctttttgattatggcataaaatgtgcagttgtgaagaagaaaatgcaaatgtaaataggatgattgattactaattttatttatgggtcaaataatgcagccacattcttgaaatgaaaaagcatttctgaaaatgctttttcattttcaaattttacatttcaaattgaattttggtatctatttgctggagtacattttgaaaaataaatctcaaatgtctttttctttttcattttaattaagtgaaagaatgagcagtcttgaagaagaaaattaaaatgcaaataggattattgataactaatttcatttatgagtcaaacaatgcagccacattcttaaaatgaaaaagcatttctgaaaatgctttttcatttgaaatatggtaacgatttgcttccatattttgtccatttttgtttgtgttttttataatGCAGTTACCACTAatgaccactagatggcagcagaGAATAATTAAATTTGGAGGCTGAAACAAGCGAGCAACCTAACAGTAGTTGGGTTTTCTTTATCATTGTAGTTTGCTTCATATGAAAAACATGGCATACTTTGTCTTTATATCTTTTTTGCGTATTTAAACTATTCttataaatcttttttaaacTGACAGCTGGAGACAAATAAAGTtatttgaattgaaatgaactgaattaatttaaattttaaaaaacaaacacattgaaTTATCaagaattaaactgaattaaatttaaatgaaataaatataatgaaAACTTTACAATTTTATTATGGGGAACAATTATGCTAATCAATTCCGTATTGTAAAGTCAGGCACTTCCACTCGGACTTAAATATGTCTAACATGACTGATTTTAAGTTGAGTAAAATTTTACTCAAATATCAAAATCACACACAAAGCAACATGTGCTGTctaccagaaaataaaatactcctattattattattgctgttgCTGTTATGTGCTCCCATTGcactataaataaaatgactgtTGGTGAAGCTGAAACGTGTCCCTTCTTTTCCTATTCTGTCCAGCAGGTGGCAGATGGGGACCTAAACGCCTTCTATGTATCTTCCGGTGACAAAGTACCTTCAGGGATCAGCTTATCACTGTTAAACATCACCAGTAATGTGTTCAGATGCAGGGatgttgatttaaaataaatattcattgTAAGAGCTTTTGTCGCTCTTTTATGACATCAATGAATGTTCATCATTTGTTCATGAGCACAGTATTTACAGCACCTGATTTTGTTTGTCGAGGTCCAGTCCATGTTTATACAAGAAGTCATTGATTGGTTTTGATGTTTAGATTAATTGAATGCAAAGGTTTGCTGCAGTCAGATACAATTCCCCTAAAGATACAGCATGCATTTCTCTGATGGTCTACTATCCTATACTTTCCTATCCAGGCGTTTAAAAAAGGGTAATGTCAGTGACTCATTAATAGGGCTTATGGAGGGCAGAGTTGCTGTTTATGGTAGCTGTCTCCAAACATTCACAGTAAGAGGACGTTCTGTTCTGAAGTGCTGCAAGCTACTCTTTTTGCTGTTTCACAGCCAGTCACACATCATGAGCGCCATGTTGACATCTGACTCCCTAATTAACCTACACTGCCTGTCATTTCAGTGTCATGTTAGCATTTACCATTAAActgtctctttgttttgctCCTTTCCACCTTTCACCTTCTCTCTACGAAACGGCCCTTTGCTCCCTTTGCACATCACATCCGGACTTGCATTTACAGAAATGTGACGTCTTTGAATTGACTTTCTCTCACTAGTGCGCTTAAAGATAGAGTGATGTTTCCtttttggaggaaaaaaaaaggaaaacctaaTGACTGTCAGATCTGAAGCATGATTGGCTGATTGGCTCAGTTGCTAGGCTACAGGTCTATGGGCATGTCTCCGTATAAGAGGAAAAAGAAGACGAGCACAAAGAAAAAATTGctatataatatttttttaatagtgGTTCTCTATGTTGGGACTATAGACATTTACAAAATATACATAAGCTGATGATGTCAGtgacaatacatttatttcaggtGTATATGTCCAAGTAAAAACCATATCCTCAAAGAACATGGTGAAAATTCTCTATAGAGCAATCTGGCAGCTTTTAATAActcaattttacatttatatttatctgCATCTATCAAGGAAGCAACTACAACCAGCTCTGTACAAAATTTACAACAGGATACCttaacatatacatatatctatTCAAACATGGTCTAAAATGACCAATATTTATAGCGTGTATAAATACAACTCATTCCttaaaaaatatcaaacatATCTCAATCACAAATGGATGATTTCAGTGAAGATTCCCCACATGATAACATGTGAAAATAGCTTATTTGATTTTGACAGGGCAAGCACAAACAGCCCTCCTAATTGGATGTTAGAAATGGTCTTTGCTatgacaaactttatatttagatttatttttttgtacatgGGAAGAGCAGAATACCAAATCTGTGTTggcaaatgtttctttttatatcAACAGTGTGTTCTTTCTTCTTGATAGATTCATTAGCTGGGACAGGAGAACATAGACTGATGAGAAAGAACAAGctctgtccttttttttttcttttggtcttCAGTACAAAAAGTTTGTCTCTGATAAACTCCAAAGGCTGGGTGAGGGAAAGGTGATGCTTTGACACCGGCTTGAGGAAACTCATGGAAGAATACAGTCCGTTTCCTCTTGGCAATCCAGCTGGAAGCTCTAAAGTTAAGGATCCTTCACCTCTTGTTGTGCTGATGTTCTCCTCTGGTGTTTTTCCAGTCCTCACCCTGATAGAGATAAACTTGGCACGGCTCCTGAAACAACTGTCTGTCATGCAGAGGCCATGGTGCTCAATCTAGCAACCCAGGCTCACGTGGAGAGCAAAGAGGACCCCAAAGGTGGATACCTCATGACTCTGTGATAAAATGTTCACTTAAGGGTCTATGCGAAAAGCTAATAGCTTCTCAGAGTGATGATTGTTCAGTGTGCACAGGTCCGGCAGGCGCAGCAGCAGCTTTGGGAAGAGCGTGCTGTCATCCGGCCGGCGACTGGTGATGAGGGAACGCAGAGCTTTTATGAGGTTCTCCTGCAACTGCTCCACTGCTCCCACCTCTACAATGCCGGAGCGGTCTAAAAAAGGGAGAAGGAAGAAACATTAAGcctgtggaaatgtgtttttgttaggGAAATCCCAATTGGATCTCAAATATCTGTTGAGGTGCTGATCATCAAGCCCCATTCCTGATACCTGTTTTTGTTGTACTGTCTGTGGAAGTTTATGTTGGCTGCACCCCCACTGAGCTGTGTGgtcaactaaataaaaatgtttttgtgcatagtttggaaaaatgttgtcaaataacaacaacaatagTGTGTTTTCCTTTACAATGACAAAGTGAATGATAAATTGTATTGTCTGCTGCAGCTTCCTTTCTGTCTGTATTAACCTTCAGAGTAGTGAGATCTGTgcagaaagcagctgaaacCATGCTCATTAAAatgtaagatgttcaaagcagaGCAATATGTTTCTAAAGCACAAAAACAACCTTTTAAAGTGAGGTTTGTCAAAAGATTATCAGCCATGAAAAATGTTATGAGCTAAATTATCAAagagttattttaaaacagagagTAAACACGCTATTAGCCTAGCACCTCAGCAGACTGCTCAGCACGAAAACGTTGTCAACAAGAGCAAGGTGTTAGTTTATTGAAGATCTTATAATATTTAAATGAccttaaaaagttaatttattttaatgatccAGATTAAAACATTAACTGCATGTGGTCATGCAAGCTTCTCCGACTTACCAGCAGACACCAGAACAACGGCCATAAAAAGAGCCATCTCATCTTGTTCCAGACCCAGAGATCCCAGTTTCTCACTGAAGTCAAACATGGCATCCAACAGGGAGCCCATACCCAGAGCCCTCAGTGATGTCAGTGAGTATGTTTGTCCGTTAAGGAAGGTGACCGTTCTCTCTATGGGTTCAAACAATGAGCAGAACCTTACCATGAGAACCTGTGGGCAGAACAAGACCCAGTCAGCAACGGAATACACTGAAAGGAAACGGGGGGCAGGCTCAGGGGACTGTTTAGATGGACGAACCTGGAAAGTGCCAGATTTGAGCAGCATGACCTGATCGTGCTGGCTCAGAGTTTGGAATCCTGGAATGCTCTTTGCAAACTCCACCACTTCTTTAACTGCAGGGGTGAAGCACTGGGAGAACGACTCCCACACTTCCTGACTGGAGCGACTTGCTGGAGCCACGGGACACGAATTGAGAGGGCACGCCTACAGAATCAGAAAGAAGATAAAGATTAGCATCAATAATGGTATTATAGTGACACAGaatggatttttatttattttatttggacgAAAAAAGACTCACAAGCACTTTGGCACCTCCATTCAGCTTCCAGGGACAGGATGTTGGGTTCTGGTTATCTCTGTCTGGCATGACACCATGACTGAAGGTCTGAGAGGATATGCTGCCACTAACTGGACATTGGTTCTGATTGGAGAAGGAGTAGTTGGCATTGCTGACATTTGCGTTTGTGGAGCTTGCATTACTGCAGGGTGCAGCATGGAAGTTTGCAGTGAGATGGTAGCTTGTTGCAACATTTAGCTGCTCCACCTGAACCTGGTTCAGATTCTGGGCTGACATGCCAACATCCTGCACTGCGCCGCTCTGGAAAGATGGAGTCCCCAGGCTGCCGCTGCCTGCTGCCATCTTGACCGGCTTCTGCTCGCTGGGGTAAGACTGTGATACAGAACTGGGTCCAATGTTCATCTGGTTGAGCGGACTGCAGGGGCCATCGGCTGGAGGCGGTACCTCCATCTGCCCGGAAGCTGGTCCATTGAGACTGTTCATATAGCTCTGCATCTCATCCATTA comes from Girardinichthys multiradiatus isolate DD_20200921_A chromosome 20, DD_fGirMul_XY1, whole genome shotgun sequence and encodes:
- the LOC124857243 gene encoding nuclear receptor subfamily 1 group D member 1-like, with the translated sequence MENSPGGGVILYAGSSGSSSPSPGSPSSGYQTQSPSSHSQPSSPEAVSFQEIGVLKQRGGHGGGSISPKMVFQFPEVNSAPVAHITAASSATYSHPTAAKRSCSFTGTFTKTGGMVLLCKVCGDIASGFHYGVHACEGCKGFFRRSIQQNIHYKMCVKNENCHIMRMNRNRCQHCRFKKCLSVGMSRDAVRFGRIPKREKQRLMDEMQSYMNSLNGPASGQMEVPPPADGPCSPLNQMNIGPSSVSQSYPSEQKPVKMAAGSGSLGTPSFQSGAVQDVGMSAQNLNQVQVEQLNVATSYHLTANFHAAPCSNASSTNANVSNANYSFSNQNQCPVSGSISSQTFSHGVMPDRDNQNPTSCPWKLNGGAKVLACPLNSCPVAPASRSSQEVWESFSQCFTPAVKEVVEFAKSIPGFQTLSQHDQVMLLKSGTFQVLMVRFCSLFEPIERTVTFLNGQTYSLTSLRALGMGSLLDAMFDFSEKLGSLGLEQDEMALFMAVVLVSADRSGIVEVGAVEQLQENLIKALRSLITSRRPDDSTLFPKLLLRLPDLCTLNNHHSEKLLAFRIDP